CAGTGAAGCAGCCACTTGGGAGCTGTAGCTTGGTGACTGTACCAGTGGCGTTATCGCACTGCACTCCGTTTAGATAGTCACTGCGGTTGCAACCGGGGGAATCAAACTCGTTCTTGAATTTCATTAGAGCTTGGACCTGGTCGGGACGACAAGTAAGAGCATGGATCATCAAGAAGCTTGAAGTGAACAAGAGTAGAGAGATAAAACGTAAACACAGACGCGATCGTGGCATCGTGTTGGTGATTGAAAGAGTTTTTGAGGAAATGATTAAACCAAAAAAGACATGTAAAAGACTTCTTATATGGGTTTCAACAACAGATAACTGAAAACATTTTCGTACTAATAAATGTGTGCGGGGGTCTAAATGCACGTGGTATGTCTACGAGTCATAAAGTTGATGAAGTAAATCCCACGTGGACATCTCTATGACTCTTGTCTAGACATAAATAAGATTCAATCTTCACCTGACATTTGACTTTTGAGTTTTGACTTTGGAGTTAAAGAGAGTTGAATCACCAGTAGTACGTTCACACAAACTTAGCTACCAGACAAATCAGCATACGCACATGGGATCAAATAATACGTTATTAATCTGATGATGACAACCAAAATATAAGTGGGCCTTCATCTTAGATTGGAGTTTCGTTTCGCAGGATGATGAAATATCACGTTTATGAGTTTCGTTTCTGTTATGTTATTTTCAACTGTTGTCTTTACGAAAGAAGTTTGGGAGATCAGAGATGGCTTATATCCTGTGCTTGTATATATCTGGAGAAAACCTCCACATAATGCTCTAAAAATACAATGTATCCTCATGGATACATGCACATCGAAGTTTTTGGGTCTCATGGATCCTAATAATAGACTCTCCAGGAATGACAAATTTTCTACAGTCTCAGAATATATTTACGGTACTTCCAGGGATAACAATGTAACATCCCGaattgtgatatgtgaaaagggttaagagaattgatttggctacctatgtttCCAAAGTTAACTTACCTTTTTcggagcacatcctgaaagaattccagagttaagcgtgcttcagctggagtagtggaaggatggtgacctatcggaaagtgattcgcgatagcgtgcgagtgatGCCAAAGCATgaaaaaaggtcgggtggtgattgcagggtcaataaacaatgatttcgagtcTTCAGAAATTAACAGACCGACCGTCGGATgggatggggcccacgggccgagagagcggcgtggtggcccattagccgtgggcggtcggggctttataagtggtatcagagctggttagccatctcagttctgacctgagaggcgtcttgagacctgtcgtagagcgcaacgaggacgttgcgttctttgagaggggtgaattgtaacatcctgagttgtgatatgtgaaaagacttaagagaattgatttgactacctatgtcaccaaagttgacttaccttttccggagtacatcctgaaagaactccagagttaagcgtgtttgagctggagtagtggaaggatgggtgacctatcgggaagtgattcgcgatagcgtgcgagtgaggccaaagcatgggaaaatgtcgggtggtgattgcagggtcaataaacaatgatttcgagccttcaGAAATTAACAGACCGACCGTCGGATgggatggggcccacgggccgagagagcggacgtggtggcccattagccgtgggcggtcgGGGCGTTATAGACAAGTTCTATGGAGATTCTCAAAAACTAGCATCACAAGTCACTTTCTTAACAATCTGCATTCAGCAGCCAAAACAGAGATCTCAATTAAAACCTCATTCTTATATCAGATATCAACATACTATATTTACGTACCAGTTTCTGGTTCTACATTATTCTGGTGAATATTATTAAGACTGTCGCATTTTGAATTCATAGACATAAACAATTTAAATGGATTTACTTGCGCTTATCCGCACCAACCAAAATACCACTTTAGCTTGTATGTGGCAATAACATGAGACATTActaatccaaacaacaatccagGACCATACCCTATAACCACTGCTTTACAGTTTAGcactccttcctcttcttcttcttcgtctttttCCTTAGGTTGTTCTGTTGGTGGCGCAAAGCAACTTTTTGGGAGAGGAAGACCACATAAACCTTCGTTCCCTTCAAATGATGATTCAGCCTGCCCACTAAACTGTGGCCCTTGTGGTACTTCACCTTTCAGCTGGTTATGAGCCACACTCACATACGACAAAAACGAGAGCCTCCCAAGTTCCCTAGGAATAGTCCCAGAGAGTTGGTTTCTTGACAGGTCTAGCGACTCGAGCTCAGTAACATTTGCCAAAGATAGAGGAATATGGCCTGTGAAGGCGTTGTTCGATAAGTTGAGCGCAATCAATGCCTTCAAGAGACCAATGGACTCAGGAATCTGTCCTTCAAGTTTGTTTCCGGAGAAATCAATAGTGCTGTAGGAGGTAAGGACCTTCCCTTGCTCCATGAATAGACCTTTATATTGCAAATCCATAGTATCTTCATATCCAAAGTAAGCATGCTTGTAGTCTCCCATGTAAATACGCCCATCTTCATCTGTCTTGAACAATGATGATTTCCAGTTAACAAAGTAACTTGGTGACAAGCTCCCTGTAAATCTATTATCCGATAGTTCAAGTATACGCAGCTCGGGGAACGCGAGAGGGGCTTGATCAGGAGGAGAGAGCTGGCCGAAGAATCTGTTTGAGCGGAGAGTGAAGACTTGCAAGTTTGGTAGAGCCTTGAGCCAGAAAGGAAACGTGTCTTCGATTCTGTTGTTGTCAACACTTAGAAACCTCAAAAATGAGCAGTTTCTAAGCGATCTTGGGAGCTTCCCGGTTAGTCTATTGAAGCCAACGTCAAGGGTTTGTGTCAAAGCGCCGCTATAGAACTCGTCAGGTATACTTCCTTCCAAGTTGTTCTTCCTGAGATTCACTATCCGTAATTTACTCAAACATTGAGGTATTGGACCGGTGAATTTGTTGTAGGATAGATCGAAAACAACGAGAGAGCTTCTGTTGCAAATCTGGAGAGGTATGTTCCCTGTGAAACTGTTGTTCCATGCTGACAAGTAGATGATATTTGTTGGTGGAATAGGGAATTCTCCTGTCATGGAGTTGTATGCAATATCCAGTAACTGCACTGATGAATTAACGAAAACCTCTGAAGAACCTTCCAAACCGGTGAAAAGGTTGTTAACAAGATTCAATATGGTAAGACGAGGAAGCTTCCATAGCCACTCAGGGACTTTCCCTTTGATTTTGTTGCTGGAAAGGTCTATATACTGCAAGTTTTGAAGGGTCTTTATGATGGTTGGGAACTCGGAAATGCCACATCCTCGCATGACCAAGCTTTCTAAGTGCAATGAGATATCCGAAGAATTTAGACTGGATGATAATAAACTATTTCTAGAGACATAAAGCACCAACAAAGATTTTAGTGGAGAGAAGATGTGTAAGTCAATTGGGTAGGTTGTGTTTAGGGAAGAAACGTCAAGATGGTTGAGGTTGATGAGCTTTGAGATAGGCTTAAGGATTTGCCCTTTGAATTTGTTTTGGCCAAGGGATAAAAACACTAGCCTAGATGAAGGAGGAGAGTTTGGAACTTTTATTGTACCAGTGAGACTGTTCTTTTTCAAATCAAGATGAGTCAAGAAGGGCATAGTGAATAGTATATCAGAAGGTATGGCTCCTGAGAATTTATTAAAAGAAAGGTCTAGAAACGAGAGCTTTGTTAGATTCCTCACAAGTGGGAAACTTCCAGTGAACTCGTTATGGGAAATGTTTAAATGGGTAAGATGGATTAGGTTACTAATAGAGGAAGGAACTTGACCAATGAAGCCATTAAAGGAAAGAGACAAAACCTCTAGTCTGTTGAGATTGCTGAACTCAGAAGGGAGTGAAGAAGAAGTGAAGTTGTTGTGAGAGAGATTGAGGTAACGAAGATGGTTAAATCCAAAGAGGCTACTATTTGGCTTGAGGATTCCAGTAAAGCAACCACTTGGGAGTTGTAGCTTTGTGACTGCACCAGTGGCGTTATCGCACCTGACTCCGTTGAGATAGTCACTGCGGTTGCAACCGTTGGACTCAAACTCGTTCTTGAATTGCATTAGAGCTTGGATCTGGTCAGGACGACAAACAAGAGCGTTCATCATTAAGACGTGTGAAGCGAAGAGTAAGAATATAGAGACAAAACACGAATGTAGACGCGATAGCGACATGGTGTTTGTGTTTGAAAAAGTTGATGAAATGATAGATGTACTGGAGATGATCTATAagacttgatatatatatatatgcatgttcTTAAAGCCGCCATCGCATTGTATAGTATTAATCCTGAGCAATAATTACAAATGTATGGGTCTTAAAGCCACCAAAAAAAAGTCAACCAATCAGACAGTTGACCTTTTCTTTTGGGCATCAAGAGTTGaccttttttgaaaattggattTTATCAGTTTGAATTATGCAAATGCACTTTCAcactttaaaatatgtatttatatgctGTTTAGTATTTATTGAATACTCTGTACCCaaataatttgtaattttttttttcaaatgattGGTTTATAAGTATATGAAATGATATTATTAGAGAATGTATTtatcaatcttttttttcttataagtaaGATAATATACATAACGAAAGACAAGTATTTATCTTGGAGAATTTTCTGGTATCATATTTAAAAGTTTGTTACGTGACATCAGCGccgtcttaaaaaaattaatgaccTTAGGcggaatataaaataaagatccttttataattttttttctcaatttttatttattgcatttccttaaattaaaacaaaaaaaagtatggtattcaaagaaaaaaattaaaaatgattttttgcgTGCAAATTGGATTTTGTTAATGGAAAATTGAGAATGGTGCATGAtagatttcttttgttcttaTGTATTTAAACTAGGTTTAGTTAATCAAGGacctttttattataatttcaccaactaattaatatttaacaaataaatataatttttctaattagtaaaataaaattaaaatttttttggaCCTATGGACCCATGGAAATTGACTATGTTGCCATGAGTTAGAGCCGGCACTGCGTGACATaaaagcatctccaaaaagactctatattttgaagtttctagaactctatatttgaagtttcaaaatgtttttctctaaaaggaaaacttcaaattaagcttcaaaattatttgtattttgcaCTAttgtccttatatttgtcatggttaatataaattcataacttttataaataacaaacatatatatatatatatatatatatatatataaatattacaacaatattaattaataaaatcttatactaaaatataaaattataaacacaaatacatagttaaataaatattaaattacaagTAAAATACCATATTCCTGttgtttaattatatttctaaaatatttaaattatattttaaaattttcaaaatattaaactacaagcaaatattaagtttcttttgtaatatttgtgttgtctaattctagttttaaaatattataaactttattttaaaaaatttgtttaatttatgtgtaaaaataaatttataaactaatttcaaatatttatgaaatataaaaatttaaggatttaaatgataaacacaaaaatatttaagaattattaaTGTGATTTGTAAttgtaaggaccaaaatgcaaataaaaaagttaaacttcaaatttaaagttttgagttgtgagactttatattttatgtgtaaaaagttaaattataaaaattaatttgaaatgtatatgaaatataaattttttaaagattaaaatgataaacaagaaaatatttaagaattataaatatgatttgTAATTGTAaagaccaaaataaaaataaataaatgacaTGGCAAATTGAGGAGATGAAGGCTAACGAGagaatttttctttaaaaaaaacccGCTCTGCAAAGCGACGCTATAGGCGATTTTTTGAAAACCACCACCAAACTCGTTTCTTCACCGGAGGTCCTCGTTTCCGGCGGCTTCGGCCGTCGGAGTTTcctgttttttcttttcagttaTTGTTACTTTAGTAATCTAATCAATTCATGATGAATTGGACATCAAGTTTTTCGATTTGGAGAAAACCAAATCGCGTTTTGTTGTCACCCCACCACTTGCGATCACCCGGATTTAGTCAGCGGCGAATATCACCTATGATATTTTTCGGAGATATATCATAACTTACGCGTTTTCGTCGAGCGTTGGGTGTGCGTCTCTTCTCCCAACGGGAGTATCATTCTCCGGTGTTGGAATTCCTAGTCTTATGGAGTTACAGTATCGATGGCCTTTCCTTGCACTCGTTGCAAGTTGATATAATCATTCGAGGATCTTGCCTTGTGCAAATAAGGAATCGACAAAAAATACCTCCATGGCCAGGAGATTTCAAGAGATGGATGCGTGTCAAACATGAAGAGTTGGAAACATGGTGTATAGTCATTGGGTTATACTTTTGGTGGTTCATGTCGTACAGACAATTACTACTCATCTTGTTTATTCTAAAAGCTTTCCTTCATGATCCAGTGGTGTTGATGATTAAGAATAAAATACAGAGGAGTGAATGGGGAAGTGTACGATTTAAAACAAGGAGTCTGAAGATATCTCAACAACAAAACGGTTTGAAGTTATTGCTTTATTGGTCTCAAAGCAAAAGAATATCAACGCCATGGACATGTATAATTAAACATGTTATCTCCTGTAGCGGGAGTGTTAGGGACGGATTGCGATGTATCAGATGGATCGTATCCAATGATCTTTTTAGAGAAAGAAAACATTTACTCACAAGAATTGAGAGCCAAAAGAAAGATCTTTAAGACCAAGAACAAAGTGAAAGAAATCTAGCGAATCAACCTATCCTACGAATGCGTTAGGAAGCATCGTGTTAATGTAATATGTTACATTGATTTGAAATTAATAAAGGTAAAG
The window above is part of the Brassica napus cultivar Da-Ae chromosome C3, Da-Ae, whole genome shotgun sequence genome. Proteins encoded here:
- the LOC106383875 gene encoding receptor like protein 26-like, which translates into the protein MSLSRLHSCFVSIFLLFASHVLMMNALVCRPDQIQALMQFKNEFESNGCNRSDYLNGVRCDNATGAVTKLQLPSGCFTGILKPNSSLFGFNHLRYLNLSHNNFTSSSLPSEFSNLNRLEVLSLSFNGFIGQVPSSISNLIHLTHLNISHNEFTGSFPLVRNLTKLSFLDLSFNKFSGAIPSDILFTMPFLTHLDLKKNSLTGTIKVPNSPPSSRLVFLSLGQNKFKGQILKPISKLINLNHLDVSSLNTTYPIDLHIFSPLKSLLVLYVSRNSLLSSSLNSSDISLHLESLVMRGCGISEFPTIIKTLQNLQYIDLSSNKIKGKVPEWLWKLPRLTILNLVNNLFTGLEGSSEVFVNSSVQLLDIAYNSMTGEFPIPPTNIIYLSAWNNSFTGNIPLQICNRSSLVVFDLSYNKFTGPIPQCLSKLRIVNLRKNNLEGSIPDEFYSGALTQTLDVGFNRLTGKLPRSLRNCSFLRFLSVDNNRIEDTFPFWLKALPNLQVFTLRSNRFFGQLSPPDQAPLAFPELRILELSDNRFTGSLSPSYFVNWKSSLFKTDEDGRIYMGDYKHAYFGYEDTMDLQYKGLFMEQGKVLTSYSTIDFSGNKLEGQIPESIGLLKALIALNLSNNAFTGHIPLSLANVTELESLDLSRNQLSGTIPRELGRLSFLSYVSVAHNQLKGEVPQGPQFSGQAESSFEGNEGLCGLPLPKSCFAPPTEQPKEKDEEEEEEGVLNCKAVVIGYGPGLLFGLVMSHVIATYKLKWYFGWCG